The genomic segment GGAAAATATCTCCGTCGACACGATTAAAAAATGTAATAGTTTCTACTGCATTATTCTCAAGAATAAGGTTGATTTTACTGCTTACATTTTTATTAATTCCGATTAATTCGTTGGCATCATTCCGCATAAAATAGACAACTTCGGTATTTTTGATGACATCTACATCATGAAGTTTTCCGTCTTTAAATTTACCAAATAAATTGAGTCCCTTGACCTGATTATATCCGGTTCCGAGAGTGTCTTTGGATATTAAAAAAGTATTATTAATAACTTTTAGCGAATCTAATTTTCGGGTTTTATTATCTCCAATTAAGTGCATTACCTCACCGGTAATCTGACTGTCTCCGTTCCACAAAATAGGATTTCCAATTAGTTTTGTAAGAGCCGTTTTTGAATTTGAATGAATAGAATCACATTTTCCGCTCATATCCGTTTTATAAAAACGAACATTTTTAAAAGCTCTTAAAATACGTTCGCCTTCTTTTCCGGTAACCATTAATTTCTGCCCGTGAATGTAAACCGAATCGTTTTCAACTAAGTTAATAGCAACTGCACGTTTCGTTACAAACATTGAATCTTTAAGTTTGTAAATTTCGGCATAATGACCTTTTACAAGCCCTTTATTAATAGAATCGGTGATTTTTACATTTCGTGTTGCCGAAGCAAATTCGGTGTTTCTGTTATAAAACAAACTATCACCTTCAATGAGTCGGTCGTCGTATTTTATATACGATTTCCGTAAAAAGTGAGCGAGGTTTTTCTTGGTATCATAAAAACCTCTTTCGGTATAAATATAATTGGCTTTACTTGTAATTGTCGACGGACCAAGTAAATAAGTATGCCCTGAATTACTATAATAATCTAAATGATTTGATTTAATAACGTATTTTGGATTCGTAATCGTAACCTCTGTCAAAAACTGAAACTTTTTCTCAGTAACAAAATATTTACCGGATTTACTTACCAAAGTGTTGTCTTTGTTAATGATAGTTCCTTTAGTATTGTAAAAAACCTCCTGAGTATTTCGGTCAAAGTTAATAGTGTCCGTCTGCAAAGTTGCATCTGGTGAAGTCATAACAGCATTTCCGGTTGCAAAAGCTTTTTTCATATTCCCGTTGTATTCAGCATATTTACTGTTTAGGAACAACGTATCACCTTGTACTAATTGCACGTTTCCAAAAGCTTTTAAGTAGTTCTCTTTTTGAAAATAATACGCT from the Flavobacterium sp. genome contains:
- a CDS encoding OstA-like protein → MKKLLFFISCLLLLSVQIISAQAPKKNAQAPKKINIEHSDYLDVDQETAPDAVLLTGNVKVNHDGVVLTCNKAYYFQKENYLKAFGNVQLVQGDTLFLNSKYAEYNGNMKKAFATGNAVMTSPDATLQTDTINFDRNTQEVFYNTKGTIINKDNTLVSKSGKYFVTEKKFQFLTEVTITNPKYVIKSNHLDYYSNSGHTYLLGPSTITSKANYIYTERGFYDTKKNLAHFLRKSYIKYDDRLIEGDSLFYNRNTEFASATRNVKITDSINKGLVKGHYAEIYKLKDSMFVTKRAVAINLVENDSVYIHGQKLMVTGKEGERILRAFKNVRFYKTDMSGKCDSIHSNSKTALTKLIGNPILWNGDSQITGEVMHLIGDNKTRKLDSLKVINNTFLISKDTLGTGYNQVKGLNLFGKFKDGKLHDVDVIKNTEVVYFMRNDANELIGINKNVSSKINLILENNAVETITFFNRVDGDIFPEEDLPENARKLRGFVWRGDERIKSKDDIFSAEENEMNDKLIKEGKEQEEKDKNVPLKVRKETLNYDKKKPAVKADTSAAKTKK